A genomic segment from Flavobacterium sp. 9R encodes:
- a CDS encoding DinB family protein: MKKFINALFWCIVVSTQVKGQGAISNDWVAFRQTIDIQTKAKKKFKVVASVKVETNEPKAWAGIWSRVDNKNDEMGFFDNMGNRPIKSNTWQSYTIEGTIEENSKALNFGGLCSYNGKFYFDKFELFIENAKGVLEPYTIMNASFEMPLKNGEIQKWEFGTRKGKITKVKEYSTKLDKSAAAGNTSLLLEGTGIVIKETGKIGNVEGASPQIGAMISMLEDLKDRVERTVKNMNQYEIDYLHDEKANRIGSLIMHLAAAEKYYQVLTFENRDFTPEEQAKWGTALDLDKGGRDEWKGHDVQYYLDIYTQVRNKTIEELKKRDDAWFNQQVMKEEVTNHYCWFHVMEHQSSHLGQILFLKKRIPPQKEVILEQKIKN, from the coding sequence ATGAAAAAATTTATAAACGCACTCTTTTGGTGTATTGTGGTTAGCACACAAGTAAAAGGACAAGGAGCTATATCTAATGATTGGGTGGCATTCCGTCAAACCATTGATATTCAAACCAAAGCAAAAAAGAAATTCAAAGTAGTTGCATCGGTCAAAGTTGAAACAAATGAACCGAAGGCATGGGCTGGAATTTGGTCAAGAGTTGATAACAAAAATGACGAAATGGGTTTCTTTGATAATATGGGAAATCGACCCATCAAATCCAATACTTGGCAATCTTATACTATAGAAGGAACCATTGAGGAGAATTCAAAAGCACTAAATTTTGGAGGCTTGTGTTCGTACAACGGTAAATTCTATTTTGACAAATTCGAACTTTTCATAGAAAATGCCAAAGGCGTATTAGAACCCTACACTATTATGAATGCTAGTTTTGAAATGCCTCTTAAAAATGGAGAAATTCAAAAATGGGAATTTGGAACTCGAAAAGGCAAGATTACAAAAGTCAAAGAATATAGCACAAAACTAGATAAAAGTGCCGCTGCTGGGAATACTAGCTTGCTTCTTGAAGGTACTGGAATTGTAATTAAAGAAACCGGTAAAATAGGAAATGTTGAAGGAGCATCACCTCAAATAGGTGCGATGATTTCTATGCTTGAGGATTTGAAAGACAGAGTCGAACGCACTGTAAAAAATATGAATCAGTACGAAATTGATTATTTGCACGATGAAAAAGCCAATAGAATAGGTTCGCTAATTATGCATTTGGCTGCTGCCGAAAAGTACTATCAAGTACTAACTTTTGAGAATAGAGATTTTACACCCGAAGAACAAGCTAAATGGGGTACTGCCTTAGACTTAGATAAAGGAGGTCGTGATGAATGGAAAGGACATGATGTGCAATACTATTTAGATATTTATACTCAAGTAAGAAATAAAACCATCGAGGAACTAAAGAAAAGAGATGATGCGTGGTTCAATCAGCAAGTGATGAAAGAAGAAGTAACCAATCATTACTGTTGGTTTCATGTAATGGAGCATCAATCCAGTCATTTGGGACAAATCTTGTTTCTAAAAAAACGAATTCCACCCCAAAAAGAAGTCATTTTAGAACAGAAGATTAAAAATTAA
- a CDS encoding outer membrane beta-barrel protein — protein sequence MKKILFLAVFCFSAITIFAQAPLENGRVQLNAGIGTSGWGTPVYVGLDYGVGSNFTVGGELSYRTHNERYAGTYYDYSVTGLGANVNYHFNKVLNIPSQWDFYGGLGLNYYIFNYDDRNYNGTEDSDIGLGVQIGGRYFFNKNFGINIEGGGGNATSGAKIGITYKF from the coding sequence ATGAAAAAAATTCTTTTTTTAGCAGTTTTCTGCTTTTCAGCAATTACTATTTTTGCACAAGCTCCTTTAGAAAATGGGAGAGTACAATTGAATGCCGGAATAGGAACTTCTGGTTGGGGAACTCCAGTTTATGTAGGTCTTGACTATGGTGTAGGTAGTAACTTTACAGTTGGTGGAGAATTATCTTACCGCACGCACAATGAGCGTTATGCAGGAACATATTACGACTATTCTGTAACTGGTCTTGGTGCAAATGTTAACTACCACTTCAATAAAGTATTAAATATTCCTAGCCAATGGGATTTTTATGGTGGATTGGGATTGAACTATTATATTTTTAACTACGATGATAGAAATTATAATGGTACCGAAGATTCAGATATTGGACTTGGCGTACAAATTGGAGGAAGGTATTTCTTCAATAAAAATTTCGGAATTAACATCGAAGGTGGCGGAGGTAACGCTACAAGTGGTGCCAAAATTGGAATCACTTATAAATTCTAA
- a CDS encoding DUF4375 domain-containing protein gives MEFGKIIISETAAASENPQDVINSNISVINLMREEKVDDDLIHEDALMSYYLDYYTSQYTEGNFAQFVYNSRWNIELNELIEEGLQLLGAHNHLALFQKQCKKVQLMSSVKREKFFKSKLEGVNPIRDLLNNDTFFEIEENLVALNAHFLKSHPNTEILTVDEMFAVLEEFVGHEIKRS, from the coding sequence ATGGAATTCGGTAAAATCATTATTTCAGAAACCGCTGCAGCAAGCGAAAACCCTCAAGACGTTATCAACTCTAATATTTCAGTAATCAATTTGATGAGAGAAGAAAAAGTCGATGACGATTTAATTCACGAAGACGCCTTAATGAGTTATTATTTAGATTATTATACTTCACAATATACCGAAGGAAATTTTGCTCAATTCGTCTACAATTCACGATGGAATATAGAATTAAACGAACTTATTGAGGAAGGCCTGCAATTGTTAGGTGCTCACAATCATTTAGCACTATTTCAAAAGCAATGCAAAAAAGTACAATTAATGAGTAGCGTAAAGCGCGAAAAATTCTTCAAAAGCAAACTAGAAGGTGTAAATCCAATTAGAGACCTACTCAACAATGATACTTTTTTTGAAATAGAAGAAAACTTAGTGGCTTTAAATGCCCATTTTTTAAAATCTCATCCCAATACCGAAATACTTACAGTAGATGAAATGTTTGCTGTTTTAGAAGAATTTGTAGGACACGAAATCAAAAGGTCTTAA
- a CDS encoding CDGSH iron-sulfur domain-containing protein yields the protein MSKTKLTINKNGSIKIEGDFEIVDQDGNVYGLEGRTALGLCRCGLSSNKPFCDGSHRNNFEGESKAFDLPPMKKN from the coding sequence ATGAGCAAGACGAAACTAACAATTAACAAAAACGGATCTATAAAAATTGAAGGGGATTTTGAAATAGTAGATCAAGACGGAAATGTTTACGGACTAGAAGGAAGAACTGCTTTAGGTTTATGCCGATGTGGTTTGTCATCGAATAAGCCTTTTTGTGACGGTTCCCACCGCAATAATTTTGAAGGCGAATCTAAAGCATTTGATTTACCTCCAATGAAGAAAAATTAG
- the metG gene encoding methionine--tRNA ligase: protein MQNPKRYTITAALPYTNGPIHIGHLAGVYVPSDIYSRYLRLQGRDVVFVCGSDEHGVAISMKAKKEGITPQEVIDKYDGIIRKSFADFGISFDNYSRTSAEIHHKTASEFFKKLYDKGDFIEEITEQLYDAKANQFLADRFVVGTCPKCGNEEAYGDQCEKCGSTLNATDLINPKSTITGETPILKSTKHWFLPLDRYDAFLREWILEGHKNDWKPNVYGQVKSWIDGGLEPRAVTRDLDWGIDVPVEGAEGKKLYVWFDAPIGYISSTKEWAAREGKDWEPYWKDKDTKLVHFIGKDNIVFHCVIFPAMLKAEGSFILPDNVPANEFLNLEGNKLSTSKNWAVWLHEYLEEFPNQQDVLRYALTSNAPETKDNDFTWKDFQARNNNELVAIFGNFINRVVVLTNKYYNGIVPTPNELSEVDEQTLEELKAYPAVISSSIERYRFREALGEMMNVARLGNKYLADEEPWKMVKTDPERTKTQMYVALQIAAALSSLCEPFLPFTSQKLLRMLNIDVNNWNLDFDNWNLLPAGHQIGEAELLFSKIEDEAIQKQIDKLEATKTANSAENKKAEPQKELIQFEDFAKMDIRVGTILEAEKMPKANKLLILKVDTGIDVRTIVSGIAESFKPEDIIGKRVTVLVNLAPRNLRGVESQGMILMTSNAEGKLVFVNPDAEGVTNGETIN from the coding sequence ATGCAGAATCCAAAAAGATATACCATTACAGCAGCATTGCCTTACACTAACGGTCCCATCCATATTGGGCATTTGGCGGGAGTTTACGTGCCTTCGGACATTTATTCACGTTATTTGCGTTTGCAAGGAAGGGATGTTGTGTTTGTTTGCGGAAGTGATGAACACGGCGTGGCTATATCGATGAAAGCCAAAAAAGAAGGGATTACACCTCAAGAAGTGATTGATAAATACGATGGAATCATTAGAAAATCATTTGCTGATTTCGGAATTTCATTTGACAATTATTCTAGAACTTCGGCGGAAATTCATCACAAAACGGCTTCTGAATTCTTCAAAAAATTATACGACAAAGGTGATTTTATCGAAGAAATTACCGAACAATTATACGATGCCAAAGCCAATCAGTTTTTGGCCGATCGTTTTGTAGTAGGTACTTGTCCAAAATGTGGTAACGAAGAAGCCTACGGTGATCAATGCGAAAAATGTGGGTCTACATTAAACGCTACCGACTTAATCAATCCGAAATCAACCATTACGGGAGAAACACCTATTTTGAAATCGACCAAACACTGGTTCTTGCCTCTAGATCGTTATGATGCGTTTTTGAGGGAATGGATTTTGGAAGGCCATAAAAATGATTGGAAACCTAACGTATACGGTCAAGTAAAATCTTGGATTGACGGCGGATTAGAACCTCGTGCGGTAACTCGTGACTTAGACTGGGGAATTGATGTTCCTGTAGAAGGTGCCGAAGGAAAAAAATTATACGTTTGGTTTGATGCCCCAATTGGTTACATTTCATCTACCAAAGAATGGGCCGCCAGAGAAGGTAAAGATTGGGAACCTTACTGGAAAGACAAAGACACCAAATTGGTACATTTTATCGGAAAAGACAATATCGTTTTTCACTGTGTGATTTTCCCAGCAATGTTAAAAGCGGAAGGCAGTTTTATCTTGCCTGATAATGTTCCAGCAAACGAGTTTTTGAACTTAGAAGGAAATAAATTATCAACTTCAAAAAACTGGGCTGTTTGGTTGCACGAATATTTAGAAGAATTCCCAAATCAGCAGGATGTGTTGCGCTATGCCTTGACTTCGAATGCTCCAGAAACCAAAGACAACGATTTTACTTGGAAAGATTTTCAGGCTAGAAACAACAACGAATTGGTAGCCATTTTTGGAAATTTCATCAATCGTGTGGTAGTGTTGACGAATAAATATTACAACGGAATTGTTCCAACGCCAAATGAATTGTCTGAAGTAGACGAGCAAACTTTAGAAGAATTGAAAGCTTATCCAGCGGTGATTTCAAGTTCTATCGAGAGATACCGATTTAGAGAAGCCTTGGGCGAAATGATGAATGTAGCGCGTTTAGGAAATAAATATTTGGCAGACGAAGAACCTTGGAAAATGGTCAAAACCGATCCAGAACGTACCAAAACGCAAATGTATGTAGCCTTGCAAATTGCGGCTGCTTTGAGTTCACTTTGTGAGCCATTCTTACCGTTTACGTCACAAAAATTGTTACGTATGCTAAACATCGATGTCAATAATTGGAATTTAGATTTTGACAATTGGAATTTACTACCTGCAGGTCACCAAATTGGCGAAGCAGAATTGCTTTTCTCTAAAATTGAAGACGAAGCGATTCAAAAGCAAATCGACAAATTAGAAGCTACGAAAACGGCTAATAGTGCTGAAAATAAAAAAGCTGAACCACAGAAAGAATTGATTCAGTTTGAAGATTTTGCCAAAATGGATATTCGTGTAGGAACTATTTTGGAAGCCGAAAAAATGCCAAAAGCGAATAAATTATTGATTCTAAAAGTAGATACAGGAATTGATGTACGCACCATCGTTTCAGGAATTGCAGAGAGTTTTAAACCCGAAGATATCATTGGAAAACGAGTAACTGTTTTGGTAAACTTAGCACCAAGAAATTTACGTGGCGTAGAAAGCCAAGGTATGATTTTGATGACTTCTAATGCAGAAGGGAAATTGGTTTTCGTTAATCCAGATGCGGAGGGAGTTACTAACGGAGAAACGATAAATTAA
- a CDS encoding BrxA/BrxB family bacilliredoxin, which yields MYPQDMVLPMQAELTAAGFQDLHNAAEVDAAIKAEGTTLVVVNSVCGCAARNARPGAKMSLDGAKKPDHLITVFAGVDKEAVDAARQHMFPFPPSSPSMALFKNGELVHMLERHHIEGRPAEMIADNLKDAFNEYC from the coding sequence ATGTATCCACAAGATATGGTTTTACCGATGCAAGCAGAATTAACTGCTGCTGGTTTCCAAGATTTACATAATGCAGCAGAAGTAGATGCTGCTATAAAAGCAGAAGGAACAACATTAGTAGTTGTGAATTCTGTATGCGGGTGTGCTGCAAGAAATGCACGTCCAGGAGCTAAAATGAGTTTAGATGGTGCAAAAAAACCAGACCATTTAATTACTGTTTTCGCTGGTGTTGACAAAGAAGCTGTTGATGCTGCTAGACAACATATGTTTCCTTTTCCTCCATCATCGCCTTCTATGGCTTTGTTCAAAAACGGAGAATTAGTGCATATGTTAGAGCGTCATCACATCGAAGGTCGTCCAGCAGAAATGATTGCAGACAACTTAAAAGATGCTTTTAACGAATATTGCTAA
- a CDS encoding efflux transporter outer membrane subunit — MRNKYKIGLLLLTLSFLPISCLVGPKYKAPELQESMQYRMAQTADTTASILNVKWFDIFNDEVLKGLITKGIQNNYDLKIAISRLDQAKANLGFTKANVLPTFQYSGGVNTAETIFQPSTLVANMSWEIDFWGKLRHENRAVQNELLATEEARKTVMAGLVSDIATAYFQLRDLDNQLEITKQTLKTRQDSYVIITDRFKSGYTSELDKVQIEQQVAIAEAAIPNIKRQITVLENTISILIGQMPAPIERGKSNKEQLMVTNLPLSIPSTLLQNRPDVKRAELQYIAAHERIGVAQAMRFPSFNIAAFAGFASAKVGDLYDSGSYNQNASAGVVGPIFQFGKNRRRVEINRQIAEQSKLNYQKTYLVAVGEVENAIQNVTTFKEEFEARSRQVAAAKKNYELSYARYYNGYVSYLEVLDVQRSLFDAEISLSQLSQRQLTAMVQLYKALGGGWN, encoded by the coding sequence ATGAGGAATAAATATAAAATAGGATTACTGTTGCTTACGCTGTCTTTTTTGCCAATAAGTTGTTTGGTAGGGCCAAAATATAAAGCACCAGAATTGCAAGAATCAATGCAATATAGAATGGCACAAACAGCAGATACCACTGCTTCTATTCTAAATGTGAAATGGTTTGATATCTTTAATGATGAGGTTTTAAAAGGCTTGATTACCAAAGGAATTCAAAACAATTATGATTTAAAAATTGCCATTTCAAGATTGGACCAAGCCAAAGCCAATTTAGGATTTACCAAAGCCAATGTTTTACCCACTTTTCAATATTCTGGAGGCGTAAACACGGCAGAAACTATATTTCAGCCTTCTACTTTGGTGGCAAATATGTCTTGGGAAATCGATTTTTGGGGAAAACTAAGACACGAAAATAGAGCCGTTCAAAATGAGCTTTTGGCTACCGAGGAAGCGAGAAAGACTGTAATGGCAGGATTAGTAAGTGATATTGCCACCGCTTATTTTCAGTTGAGGGATTTAGACAATCAACTAGAAATCACGAAACAAACGTTGAAGACACGTCAGGATTCCTATGTAATCATTACCGACCGTTTTAAAAGTGGTTATACTTCAGAATTGGATAAAGTGCAAATAGAACAACAAGTTGCTATTGCCGAAGCTGCCATTCCAAATATCAAAAGACAAATCACCGTTTTAGAAAACACGATTTCCATTTTGATTGGACAAATGCCAGCACCTATAGAAAGAGGAAAATCCAACAAAGAGCAATTGATGGTAACCAATTTGCCTTTGTCGATTCCGTCGACTTTGTTGCAAAACAGACCTGATGTAAAAAGAGCAGAATTACAATACATAGCAGCTCACGAGCGCATTGGAGTAGCGCAAGCGATGCGTTTTCCTTCATTCAACATTGCGGCTTTTGCAGGATTTGCTAGCGCAAAAGTGGGTGACTTATACGATAGTGGTTCCTATAATCAAAATGCTTCGGCAGGAGTGGTCGGTCCTATTTTTCAATTTGGAAAAAACAGAAGACGTGTAGAAATTAACCGTCAAATAGCAGAGCAATCTAAACTCAATTATCAAAAAACATATCTAGTTGCAGTTGGAGAAGTTGAAAACGCTATTCAAAACGTTACCACCTTTAAGGAAGAATTTGAAGCAAGAAGCCGTCAAGTTGCCGCTGCAAAAAAGAATTATGAATTATCCTATGCACGTTATTACAATGGTTATGTTTCTTATCTGGAAGTTTTGGATGTGCAGCGTTCTTTGTTCGATGCAGAAATTAGTTTGTCACAATTGTCGCAACGTCAATTAACCGCTATGGTTCAGTTATACAAAGCCTTAGGCGGAGGTTGGAATTAA
- a CDS encoding efflux RND transporter permease subunit, whose amino-acid sequence MDNFFVRRPIVAIVLSIFMVIIGGLSILSTPIAQYPEIAPPIVQIQTSYRGANALNVEQAVATPIEQKVNGVENMLYMQSTNTGDGSMSLSVTFDMGTDLDNATMLTQNRVASATSTLPVDVKNTGVTTKKSLSMPLLLFSIYSPNNTYDSNFLTNYANINIVDALSRIKGVGEVVIFGGSNYAMRIWVKPDILAKYKLTIPDIMNAIKEQNSIAPGGKFGAPPAEDGNEFTYNVTLKDRLIDIEDFENIILKSNIGNQQVRLKDVATVALGTESYASKGGLNGKPAGTIGVKQMPGSNALEVAAESKRVMDELSKKFPQDLKYTTSLDTTLAITEGINEIMHTLLEAIILVIIVVFIFLQNWRATIIPLLTVPVSLIGVFMLFPLLGFSVNVLSLLGLVLAIGIVVDDAIVVVEAVMHHIEHGLSPREATNRAMKEVSGPVVAIAVVLTAVFIPVAMTPGITGRLYQQFAITIAISVVFSAISALTLSPALCSILLKPNQEATGWLGRFFKAFNRKFDAFTGKYTGLTGFLIKKTVRSFIFIGIIVGAIILLGSKIPGGFVPEEDQGYMFINVELPGASSLHRTEAVCKKIEAILGKTEGIEYYTTVAGFSLLKNSMATNNGFFFISLKEWKEREQDVFQIIKELNGKLVYAVPEATAFAFGPPPITGIGNAAGFTIMLQDKGGKTPQYLFENAQRFMAEARKRPEIGSVRTTFNPNVPQISLDIDREKVTELNLSLSDVNIAIGASLGGQYVNEFNRFGRQYIVLIQAAPSFTLNPEDINKIFVRNRDNIMIPISSIATIKKESGPEFTTRFNLYRAAEIGGTPAEGYTSAEARQALQETAEKILPADMGYEWSAMSYQEKQAEGKGATVFIMAILFVFLILAAQYESWKLPFSVLLGTPFAVFGAFLGLYLCKLFSPDYVNNVFAQIGLVMLIGLAAKNAILIVEFAKAEYEKGVPLVEAALTAAKLRFRPILMTAFAFILGVVPLLTASGAGAQARKVMGMTVFSGMLVATILGVCFIPVLFVFIEGFGKKKTSESNVEPTKSISHEE is encoded by the coding sequence ATGGATAATTTTTTTGTAAGAAGACCCATCGTTGCAATTGTATTATCCATTTTTATGGTAATTATTGGAGGGCTCTCGATTCTCTCCACACCAATTGCTCAGTACCCAGAAATAGCGCCTCCAATTGTACAAATTCAAACGAGTTATAGAGGAGCAAATGCGCTAAATGTAGAGCAAGCCGTAGCTACTCCAATCGAACAAAAAGTAAACGGGGTAGAAAATATGCTGTATATGCAATCTACCAATACCGGTGATGGAAGTATGTCATTATCGGTTACTTTTGATATGGGAACCGATTTGGATAATGCCACAATGTTGACTCAAAACCGAGTAGCATCAGCGACTTCAACCTTGCCAGTTGATGTGAAAAACACAGGGGTAACGACCAAAAAATCCTTGTCAATGCCTTTGTTGTTGTTTTCTATTTATTCTCCCAATAACACGTATGATTCTAATTTTTTAACCAATTATGCTAACATCAACATTGTGGATGCGCTTTCAAGAATCAAGGGTGTTGGTGAAGTAGTAATTTTTGGAGGGAGTAATTATGCGATGAGAATTTGGGTGAAACCCGATATTTTGGCCAAATACAAATTGACGATTCCCGACATTATGAATGCCATCAAAGAGCAAAACTCAATTGCTCCAGGTGGAAAATTTGGCGCACCACCAGCCGAAGACGGAAATGAATTCACGTATAACGTTACTTTAAAAGACCGTTTAATCGACATTGAAGATTTTGAAAATATCATACTAAAGTCCAATATTGGCAATCAACAAGTCCGATTAAAAGACGTAGCAACTGTTGCTCTTGGTACAGAAAGCTATGCGTCAAAAGGTGGCTTAAATGGAAAACCAGCAGGAACTATCGGAGTAAAACAAATGCCAGGTTCTAATGCGCTCGAAGTAGCAGCGGAGTCAAAACGCGTAATGGACGAATTGAGCAAAAAGTTTCCGCAAGACCTTAAATATACTACATCTCTTGATACTACTTTGGCCATTACCGAAGGGATAAACGAAATTATGCACACGCTTTTAGAAGCTATCATTCTGGTAATTATAGTAGTGTTTATCTTTTTGCAAAATTGGAGAGCCACCATTATTCCTTTGCTTACAGTACCTGTTTCCTTAATTGGGGTATTTATGTTGTTCCCGCTTTTAGGGTTCTCTGTGAATGTACTTTCCTTGTTAGGTTTGGTACTAGCGATAGGTATTGTGGTCGATGATGCGATTGTCGTAGTCGAAGCTGTAATGCATCATATTGAGCACGGATTGTCGCCAAGAGAGGCTACCAACCGCGCGATGAAAGAAGTTTCGGGACCTGTAGTAGCTATAGCGGTGGTGTTGACGGCCGTTTTCATCCCAGTGGCGATGACACCCGGAATTACAGGTCGTTTGTACCAACAGTTTGCAATCACAATTGCTATCTCTGTGGTATTTTCAGCCATAAGTGCTTTAACTTTAAGTCCAGCTTTGTGTTCTATTTTATTAAAACCCAATCAAGAAGCTACAGGTTGGTTAGGTCGTTTTTTCAAGGCATTCAATCGAAAATTTGATGCTTTTACGGGCAAATACACCGGTCTCACAGGTTTTTTGATTAAGAAAACCGTTCGCAGTTTTATATTCATAGGGATAATTGTGGGAGCCATTATACTGCTTGGCAGTAAAATACCAGGTGGATTTGTTCCAGAAGAAGACCAAGGGTATATGTTTATCAATGTTGAATTACCAGGCGCTTCTTCTTTGCATCGAACCGAAGCAGTTTGTAAAAAAATCGAAGCCATTTTAGGAAAAACAGAAGGAATCGAATATTACACCACAGTAGCAGGATTTAGTTTGTTGAAAAACTCTATGGCTACCAATAATGGTTTTTTCTTTATCTCGTTGAAAGAATGGAAAGAGCGAGAGCAAGATGTGTTTCAAATCATAAAAGAGTTAAACGGAAAATTAGTGTATGCTGTACCAGAAGCCACCGCTTTTGCATTTGGTCCACCTCCTATTACGGGAATTGGAAATGCGGCTGGATTTACCATTATGTTACAAGATAAGGGAGGAAAAACGCCTCAATATTTGTTTGAAAATGCCCAACGTTTTATGGCCGAAGCTAGAAAACGTCCTGAAATAGGTAGTGTTCGAACTACGTTTAACCCGAATGTTCCTCAAATTAGTCTGGATATTGACCGAGAAAAAGTAACCGAACTCAATTTATCACTATCGGATGTGAATATCGCCATTGGAGCCAGTTTGGGAGGACAATACGTAAATGAGTTCAACAGATTTGGGCGACAATACATCGTTTTGATTCAGGCGGCTCCAAGCTTCACCTTGAATCCGGAAGACATCAACAAAATCTTTGTTCGTAACAGAGACAATATTATGATTCCTATTTCGAGTATTGCCACGATAAAAAAAGAGAGCGGACCCGAGTTTACTACTCGTTTCAATTTGTACCGAGCAGCTGAAATTGGAGGAACACCTGCCGAGGGTTATACTTCTGCAGAAGCTCGTCAAGCGTTGCAAGAAACTGCCGAAAAAATTCTTCCAGCAGATATGGGGTACGAATGGTCTGCGATGAGTTATCAAGAAAAACAAGCTGAAGGGAAAGGAGCCACTGTTTTTATTATGGCTATTTTGTTTGTGTTCTTAATCTTAGCGGCTCAATACGAAAGCTGGAAGCTGCCGTTTAGTGTATTGTTAGGTACACCTTTTGCTGTGTTTGGCGCCTTCTTGGGATTGTATTTGTGCAAGTTATTTAGTCCTGATTATGTGAACAATGTTTTTGCTCAAATTGGACTGGTAATGCTCATTGGACTGGCGGCCAAAAATGCCATTCTGATTGTCGAATTTGCGAAAGCTGAATATGAGAAAGGAGTTCCTTTAGTAGAGGCAGCTTTAACAGCTGCTAAGTTGCGATTCCGACCCATTTTAATGACGGCTTTTGCTTTCATTCTTGGTGTGGTTCCATTGTTAACTGCTTCAGGAGCGGGAGCTCAAGCCCGAAAGGTAATGGGAATGACCGTGTTTAGCGGAATGCTTGTAGCTACAATTTTAGGAGTCTGTTTTATTCCCGTTTTATTTGTGTTTATTGAAGGTTTCGGAAAAAAGAAGACCTCCGAATCAAATGTCGAACCTACTAAATCGATTAGCCATGAGGAATAA
- a CDS encoding efflux RND transporter periplasmic adaptor subunit yields the protein MDTTSKPNFFWVLIVFLSLFSSCKKEEKQAPPPIPAPFITVVAKDVPIYKDFAAQTFGDLDIVLTARVDGILTGIHFKEGERVRKGQLLYTIDPLEYDTKVEQVKGQVATSQSNLVNAEEELKRIRPLADMNAVSKRELDAAVAKAKAARSNYESTQASLRNQQLERSYCNILSPIDGVIGISNARVGDYISRIGNSSKLNTVSRLDKVRVRFTISEAEFLDYRKKKSLSKDNAANDIELLLSDGSVHPYKGVLNFADAKIDPTTGTMTIETTFPNPDNNLRSGQFSKVRALIENQKGAIAIPQKAVTELQGIFQVFIIDNENKIQVRIVEVGAKVGQDWVINKGLNVGDKVAIVGSLFIQPGSVVTPVPYSPETKKAQ from the coding sequence ATGGATACCACATCTAAACCTAATTTTTTCTGGGTGCTTATTGTTTTTTTAAGTCTGTTTAGTTCTTGTAAAAAAGAAGAAAAGCAAGCGCCACCGCCTATTCCAGCTCCGTTTATTACAGTTGTCGCAAAAGATGTTCCTATTTACAAGGATTTTGCCGCGCAAACCTTTGGAGATTTAGACATTGTGCTGACCGCTAGAGTGGACGGAATTTTGACAGGTATTCATTTTAAAGAAGGAGAGAGAGTGCGAAAAGGGCAATTGTTGTACACCATTGACCCATTAGAATATGATACCAAAGTAGAACAAGTAAAAGGACAAGTGGCTACCTCACAAAGTAATCTCGTCAATGCAGAGGAAGAGCTGAAAAGAATTCGCCCGCTAGCTGATATGAACGCAGTTAGTAAACGTGAATTGGACGCCGCTGTTGCTAAAGCTAAGGCGGCACGTTCTAATTATGAAAGTACTCAAGCTTCGTTACGCAACCAACAATTGGAGCGTAGTTATTGCAATATACTTTCGCCAATTGATGGAGTTATAGGAATTAGTAATGCTAGAGTTGGTGATTATATTTCAAGAATCGGTAATTCTTCTAAACTAAATACGGTTTCTAGATTAGACAAAGTAAGGGTTAGATTTACCATCAGCGAAGCCGAGTTTTTAGATTATCGCAAGAAGAAAAGCTTAAGTAAAGATAATGCTGCCAACGATATTGAGCTTTTGCTTTCTGACGGAAGTGTTCATCCCTACAAAGGAGTTCTGAATTTTGCTGACGCCAAAATCGACCCTACCACAGGAACAATGACTATTGAAACAACTTTCCCTAATCCTGACAATAATTTGCGCTCTGGTCAATTTTCAAAAGTAAGAGCTTTGATTGAAAATCAAAAAGGAGCGATTGCCATTCCTCAAAAAGCAGTAACCGAATTACAAGGAATTTTTCAGGTATTCATTATCGATAATGAGAATAAAATTCAGGTTCGTATTGTTGAGGTTGGTGCCAAAGTGGGTCAAGATTGGGTAATCAACAAAGGCTTAAACGTGGGAGATAAAGTAGCCATTGTGGGTAGTTTGTTCATTCAGCCGGGCTCAGTAGTTACGCCAGTTCCTTATTCACCAGAAACTAAAAAAGCACAATAG